In the Arachis ipaensis cultivar K30076 chromosome B04, Araip1.1, whole genome shotgun sequence genome, NNNNNNNNNNNNNNNNNNNNNNNNNNNNNAACCATTGTTGTTTTTTTGTGTTCATGTAaagtagtttaattattttagtcTGTAAAAGAATTTTGATTACTCAATTACAAAAAATGTGATtagtttaatattaattattttagtaaaAAAGTGTAATATATCTCTATCCAAATATATCCAATTCCACCGGATCTAAACTTTTTCCACGGTGGAAAAAgcagaaaagcaaagaagaacaataactatttttctttaaattattttttggGTGTAAGAAGTAAGAACTAAAAGGGGGAAGGATCTAAGGGTTCCACTTTGTTGGCTCCAAGCGCAGTGCACTTAATACAATGGCTTCTGAGCCACGCAATATCATGTCTAAATATGTAATATTTATGTCAACATAATAAACCTAATTTACTACTTCAATTTTTACAAGGAATAATACATGTTCTTCCATCTTATATACGTGACAATGATAAGACTCATGACCATACACAATAACCTTTGTGCATAACATAACCACTTTCTGAATGTGTCGGTCTTAATGTAATTTGTGGttagttataattaattattGGTGACTAATGATTCAATTATGTCGTATTATTAgcattttcttttggttttatTCCACTGTCCTATTCCAATACACAAAACAGAAGGCACTCATGCCACCCACATGTCCTTTTTGACTTGTCCAAAAGTGATGAGCCCCTTTCATCAATGACCCTGttaaagaagaaaataataagGTACCCTTTAATTTCCTTACTGAAAGGATTTATTCACCTTATCCACTTTTAACTTCAATTTCACatcacataataaataaatataaatgtaaGTGATtaacatttttatatttattttatagttaaattaatttttaacctaCAGTATTTCTTAGTTTGGCGAGTTTAtaactaatttattatgaatctGAATTTTATTTGAAGATTTGTCGACTAACTAAGTCTAATTGTCACatatataagataaaattttatttCTCAACATTTATTTCACCAGATTTAATCAATTCAAATTTATTATAGTTAAATTAATATTAACCGACCAACAATGAAAATTTAATTAGTAACTCTcatgcaaaagaaaaatataaattatttaatattaacAGGCGGAATTCAATTATAATTCTTATTTGAGATTTGCTAATTTGGTGATCAGAATACAAGCTTCTGAGTTGTTTCCACTTTACACTTTGTAATATACGGAATAAAAGAGAAAGGGTATGCTttcataaaataatatttttaaggaATAAGGAtctgaaattagaattaaaaattgaaaaaaaaaagatgcatGCATAACAGCAAAGCAACAGTAGCACATTGGGCAGCATCCACAAGGTGTCAATAGACAAAGGTAATAGGGATACCCTATGCTTAGCCCCACAccgacaaaataattaaaccaccatatcaaattcatcattttttatacacaatatataaataaaaataaaggattTATAGAGAAcacataaaaaaaagaatattaaaaatGGAACATGATCATATACCCAGCTGTAAATTANNNNNNNNNNNNNNNNNNNNNNNNNNNNNNNNNNNNNNNNNNNNNNNNNNNNNNNNNNNNNNNNNNNNNNNNNNNNNNNNNNNNNNNNNNNNNNNNNNNNNNNNNNNNNNNNNNNNNNNNNNNNNNNNNNNNNNNNNNNNNNNNNNNNNNNNNNNNNNNNNNNNNNNNNNNNNNNNNNNNNNNNNNNNNNNNNNNNNNNNNNNNNNNNNNNNNNNNNNNNNNNNNNNNNNNNNNNNNNNNNNNNNNNNNNNNNNNNNNNNNNNNNNNNNNNNNNNNNNCAAGAAGTTAAATTATTTAtatagtttattattttttttttccccttgaaccaaaaaaagaaatgaaagattGTTGTTGTCATTGGCGATTTTTCTGTAGCCTAGATCCAATCATCTTGAGCTCAAATTTCTTGATGACACCAGCAATGTCTCTCATGGTAGTGTCTAAAACATAGGGGGTTTTCTCATATGTGAGCTGTGTTGAATTCACAAGCATCTTGCATGATTCTCTCTTCTCTGCTATGGTTCCATGGTAGTGGTAATACATGATTTTCCCTTCTGTTTTGTGAGTTGTTTTCCCTGCTAGATTCTGTGACATGTGAACCCCTGTTGCATACAAGCTACGAGGTTGCACTGCATATTTTCTGTCCCTTCTTATTCCCTTCTTTGAGTCCTTGTACACCAGCTTCTCAAACCCCCATTTCCTACAAAAGTGGAAAGATTAtgagattttctttatttaaagaAAGAAACAGCTCAATACTTATAGTAGAACTTATTACAATTGAagaattaaaacataaaaattttgtttCAGCTGTCCATGTGAGACAGCAAATGAAGATGAAGGTGTTATGGGATTCACAAGTGTGTGTCTAAGTATTAGTGTGAGGATGAATGAGGTGTAGCTATCAAACCAACTAGAAGAAACAATATATTGGACAACTAAAATATGGTTTGTTCTGTTTTCTAGTGCATGGTAACAAAAAATGGAGCAACTACCTTGAGTGACAGCTAGATCTAACTGTTAATGTGGgactatatattatattattatgtactgtaaaaaagaaaatgaaaaaacaaaagTAATTAGGAATAATGAAAAAGGTTTTGAGTGCACACCACCAAATCCGTCTTAATCAACGTTCATTTTGTGGACCCTGCATCATGTGTCTTAATCAAAGGATCTAAATCAGCCTAAATGAACGTTCAGGAACATATTATCaatctcaatttatttatttattatcataGCAATTACCAGAACTAACAAGATTTTGACAATGTGCAATTTGGTACAGCAGACTTTAGCCAAGTTATTCAACAAGATGACATTTGTGATTGAATTTAGGAAATTGTTGTGTGATATATTAAAATACTTTGTACTAAAACAAGACCAATTTGCCACTTTTAATACTAATTGTCATGACTCATGAGTCATAattaataaataagaatttaatcACCTTAAAACAAGGTTCAAAGCTCCAAAATTCTAAAACAACCCATGTCCACCTGTCACACAGTACAGGAATAGGAAAATAGAATCCATACCAAAGACATGGGCTAATTAATAATTCCCAAAGAGTGAACATCAATTAATTCCCCTCACTTCCCTCACAGGGAAAACAAGAGTATACAATCCAACCACTCAAGAATCAAGATCCACCATAAACACCAAGCATTAAAACAGAACAAAAGAAATACTGACATCCCTCATAAGATATTGGTCATTACGATTCCCCACAAGCCCACAACCATTCAATAGTCAGTTTAGCCAAAACAATACCACTATAATTGCCCACTCCAAGAGCAAAGAGAAGAAATGATACAGAACCCAATTGAAATCTTACAATTGTTAATCAATCAAAACCTAAATTAGTATGCAACTTCAATTTTGCAGCACATAACaaaaattatacataaaaaaatattttactcaATGTACTAAAAAGGCTTGCCTTGATTTGTTTAAAGAGTTTATCTaaaaaatcattaattataaACTATTATGTTTTATTGATAATTTTAGCACTCACATAAACACCCAATATTTTCAATGCAACAACAAAAGAATAATTAGAAGTGCAAGAAGAAGTATTCTACCAATAAAATCAGAAATAATATACAGATCTGAAATTTATTTTCCTAAAAAATTTATTTGCAATAATTAGAATGTGAAATCTGTGAATGAACACTAATTTTACCTGTAAGTTTTTCCATAATCAGAAGACAGGCAAATCTTGGAACTCATAGGCATCTGTTCAATGGTGAACTGAGAGTATTCAGAAAGTGAATCCAACACAGACTTAATAGTACTCTTGGGCGGAACATATATGTACTCATCAACGTCAAAGAAGAACATCCACTTCGCCATGAATTTATATCTATGCAAGCAATCATTCACCACCATGAACTGGTTATGGTAGTAACCATCAAACCTCTCTTGATCCCTTATGTTTTGTAAGGTTACATACCCAAGCTCCATCCAGGGTTTCAAAACTTCAAGAACCTGCTCATGAACACCACCTGCGTCATGGATCACGAAATGTGACTTCGGACCAAAGAATTTCACGTGGTAAGCGATCCACTCGCGCACGCGCTGTGGGTTAAGATTTCCGTACAAGGAGGAACCACAGTAGAAATAATCGTACTTTGGTGGAGAGGTGAAAACTGAAAGGTCCAATGAATTTGGAGATTCATTGAGTACATCTATTGTATCTGTTATGTTAAAGTTAGTATCGCCTCCACCACTTGTTGAGGCACGAAGGACTAACTTTCCACCAGTGTTACCAGCATTAACAGGAGTTGAAAATGTGCAGTTGACAATAACTACAGTGTAAACTCTTCCGTAGCCCCAATCTGGCAGGATTTTGTAACCAACAGTAGTGATTGGTGTGTGAGGGGGAGAAGAAGAGAGCCATTGACACTCATATGTTGGTTTGGAATAAAGATGAAGAGGCTTTGAAGCCAGACCGATAATAGCGAAAGTGTTGAGGCCTCCCCTGTATGCTCCCATGGTGATGAAGTTATATGCCGCAGAACCATAAGGATTGAAGGCACGTTTTATGATGCCATTTTCGAGGATTTTGTCTTGTTCCACCGCTGGTGGTGGTGGAGACGGTGATGGTTGAGGTGGCGGTGGCAGTGTGATTTTGCTTTCTTCGTGTGTTGAAAGGTGTGAAACTGAGGATGATGAAGTGGTTGTTAGTGGTGGTGAAAGTGAAGGTGGTGGTGGCGAAGATTGCACCCTTGAGATGCAGAAGCGTAGATCGGAAGCAGAAATAGTAAAACGTGAAGGAATGAACTGAAGAAAAGTTGCAACTGCACACAACAGAAGCAGAGTTGTGAGAAGAAGTTTGAGCTCTGATGCATAGTTCCCAAGTATTCCAACAAACagcttcttttctctttcttttgccATTTCTTTCTGCTTCAAAACTCAAATATGCTGCACTATGtttgaagaaaacagaaaagaaaaaagaaagagaaaatagtAATAATAGAGAGAGAAAACAAGGTGTTGCAGATAGATGcagagaaagaaggaagagagaAACAGAGTACTTATTTGTATTCGAAAGTTGGAAGGGTGTTTATAATCTGTGTTTTTAGCGCAGTGTGTATGACAGAGTGGCTTATTATAAACACCgtgatttatatttaaaaaataaaataaaatagtgtaatgttatgattgttgattgaatgGTGTATATGAACTGTGAGATTATATATGTAATCTAATATGATTTGTAAATTGAGGAAAATATACCTAAGATGTATACACCAATATTACCATTTAGAATAAAAATTTGGTTAGAGTTATGACTTAATTTTCAAGtgtatttattttgattttgttgtgtGTCTGTAAGTAGTGACTAAATACTTGTAATTAAAAAGTTATTGAGACTGGATACattgattaaatttttttattttttttaatctttgttTGGAATTAAAGGAATaggattagaaaaaaaaaagaagacaaacaatataatattaataatcactctgaaaaagaaaaaaaaatatttttggaagaagagaaagtaaattttAGATTATATTATTCTTGTCAAAAAGTTATAGTTACTAGAGCCTAAATCTAAAAATAGTGAGTCTGTCAGACAGGATTAAAGAACACaagataagataatatttttttttttggtgttaaaaatttatgTATCAAAATAAGTGATGAGTAACATATAATTTGAAAGCAAATAATTAATCAATGTACTCAACAAACATCTAAAAGTTTTCTGAAAAAAATTAAGGGAAGAAAGAGAATGATTGGAGACTGATGGTGGATTTTTTACCGTTGGGTTGGATAACTTGGATTGGATGATAATAGGATAGATAGATGGTGTCCAGTGTTCATTATCCACGGATGCAGTGTCAAGTGTCAGCAGCCCTTACGCTAATATCAACTCATCTTTCTTTCTGGGTTCACTCttctatccttttattttttttgtttcacaATTTCTTTTAGACAGGTATTTTAACGAAAATTTTATAGTTGTCTTTGTATTAAAATGCTTTATTTTGATCATTAGATATTggttatataatttaattttaatatgtaataaaatattatttttattttaaatgtgattaaaaaatctATTATTTTAATGATACCTATTACTTATTTTTGATGTCCATATAGAATAGAAACATGCCATTTAAGGTATTCAGAGGAGTTTTTAATACGTTGGTGTTACTGTTTTTTTCTGTCTCAAgaactctctttttctttcttatttttttccatAACACACTTCTTTGAGAGAAGGGTTTTGTCTCGCATTCTCTTCCAAGTAAAGTTCTAAAAATTGGACCAATTATTAAACCGTATTAGTAATTGATTTACTTGTTTACTGATTCAACCGTGATTCAACCAAAAaagttattttataataaaataataaacaaattataaataaatactttagaacataattataatataatataaatcttaaaataacttttaaatttaaatttaatacatTACATAAAATGACAATATCGAAAGCTAGATAATATTTCTTTTTATAGCAGAGGTACATACATCAAAATGTAATAACAATGTTGAATTAGTGGCCGTGTCTATAGATCCCAACAAAAAggtcataaaataaaaatgtatcACAAGTCCTTATacatttttgcttttattttatcctGTTTTAGTTACCTAAATTTTACAATGGTTGATTGTGATTTCCATTTTGTTGTGTTgcttgtaataataataataataataataataataatatatgttgCAAATGCTCAGATATGATTTTTCAACTTTAACAAAAACTTCAACCTACCTCAATCTCCTGAATTAAATCCCAATGAAAATGCAATTTACTCACGATCATATCCAACTCAGAACAAACAGATAATACCAAGGGATTGGAAGGATCACAACCAAGCCTATGCATCTtatgaaaaaataatttagaacAAGGAATAAGTATAATTTTGGTCCCAACGTAAAGgttaaaaatttatttcgtctctgacctttttttcgctacaaaatggttcccaagatttttaatttgttttaaaacTGTCCTTCGAACCAAAATACCCCTatcccttcttccccaaaatcatGCAGAAGCACCAGCAGAAACACAAGCAGAAACACCAACAGAAGCACAAGCAGGAACAGAATAACAATAGCTAAATccataagaagagaagaagaaaaacctAGAAACATCATCATCAGAagaaaaatcatcatcatcattgccaagaaccaagaaaaacaagaaccagAAAAATAAGAACCCAGATGCAGAACTTAGaactcagaaaacaaaaaaaatcatcatcatgCAATTACTATAATCAGAAGCAATTACTAATTTACTATAATCAGAAGCAGTATCACCAATaataaattaacaacaacaattgtGAAAGGTGAATCAACAATAGTGAATTAACAAT is a window encoding:
- the LOC107639082 gene encoding galactan beta-1,4-galactosyltransferase GALS3, which encodes MAKEREKKLFVGILGNYASELKLLLTTLLLLCAVATFLQFIPSRFTISASDLRFCISRVQSSPPPPSLSPPLTTTSSSSVSHLSTHEESKITLPPPPQPSPSPPPPAVEQDKILENGIIKRAFNPYGSAAYNFITMGAYRGGLNTFAIIGLASKPLHLYSKPTYECQWLSSSPPHTPITTVGYKILPDWGYGRVYTVVIVNCTFSTPVNAGNTGGKLVLRASTSGGGDTNFNITDTIDVLNESPNSLDLSVFTSPPKYDYFYCGSSLYGNLNPQRVREWIAYHVKFFGPKSHFVIHDAGGVHEQVLEVLKPWMELGYVTLQNIRDQERFDGYYHNQFMVVNDCLHRYKFMAKWMFFFDVDEYIYVPPKSTIKSVLDSLSEYSQFTIEQMPMSSKICLSSDYGKTYRKWGFEKLVYKDSKKGIRRDRKYAVQPRSLYATGVHMSQNLAGKTTHKTEGKIMYYHYHGTIAEKRESCKMLVNSTQLTYEKTPYVLDTTMRDIAGVIKKFELKMIGSRLQKNRQ